In Vespa velutina chromosome 1, iVesVel2.1, whole genome shotgun sequence, the following proteins share a genomic window:
- the LOC124948520 gene encoding uncharacterized protein LOC124948520, translating into MWKFILIRTYRKEDKPVCKELLKASVMYSLNHTFIGFLLGLNIMRIINLISLVLIILLIQGELHLYYSIVLFLPPIVLYISLYAKFFYEARIVANEVSEISRIYTPSNSSRFWIAEVYEDLSVNNQEQDQSYIFMTEKKLNECNIDISQHNKKIVGIMSVCKSNWEPTVAWIKRLYVQKKYRRKGIGRQLVNRAIHFAEEHRFECVKAVINEFQKVVIHFFNAKNFTLKIMRNHSFLISIMIYEYSYLTRYSKQFN; encoded by the exons atgtggaaatttattcttattagaacttatagaaaagaagataaaccGGTTTGCAAAGAATTACTTAAAGCTAGTGTAATGTATTCGTTAAATCATACATTTATTGGATTTTTATTAGGACTAAATATTAtgcgtataataaatttaatatcgctAGTGTTAATCATATTACTCATCCAGGGAGAATtacatctttattatagtatagttttatttttaccgCCAATTGTATTATACATTTCATTATACGCAAAGTTTTTTTATGAAGCTAGAATTGTTGCAAATGAAGTGTCTGAGATTTCACG gATTTACACGCCCTCTAATTCTTCCCGTTTTTGGATAGCGGAAGTATATGAAGATTTATCAGTAAATAATCAGGAACAAGATcagtcatatatatttatgacagagaaaaaattgaatgaatgtaatattgatatatctcaacataataaaaaaattgtaggtATTATGTCAGTCTGTAAGAGTAATTGGGAACCAACAGTTGCTtggataaaaagattatatgtTCAGAAAAAGTATAGGAGGAAAGGTATAGGACGTCAACTTGTAAATCGAGCTATACATTTTGCCGAAGAACATAGATTTGAATGTGTTAAAGCGgttattaatgaatttcaaaaagttgttatacatttttttaatgctaaaaatttcacattaaaaattatgcgAAATCactcatttttaatatcaattatgatatatgaatattcataTCTAACAAGATATTCCAAAcaatttaattag
- the LOC124948593 gene encoding uncharacterized protein LOC124948593 — protein MQKFILLRTYKEEDESVCKKLLKASVMYSLNHTYFGFLLGVNAMRIINILSIVFMFVLMLRDYPVGYCSIVLFVPPIILYIGLYAKFLYEARVLGNEVSEIPRIFTPENSSRFWIAEAYEDLSANNQEQDQPYIFMTEETLNDCNGDVSKHNKEIVGIISVCKSNWDPRIGWLKCFYVKKNYRRKRIGTQLMNQAMDFAEDQQFECVKTIVSQFQKHIINFYNSRNYAVTAISDKTFLVSITLYEYVFRTRYSSLNN, from the exons atgcagaaatttattcttcttagaacttataaagaagaagatgaatcGGTTTGCAAAAAGTTACTTAAAGCTAGTGTAATGTATTCGCTAAATCATACATATTTTGGATTTCTTTTGGGAGTAAATGCTAtgcgtataataaatatattatctatagtGTTCATGTTTGTACTTATGCTTAGAGATTATCCTGTGGGTTATTGTAGTATAGTTTTATTTGTACCaccaattatattatacattggaTTATACGCAAAATTTTTGTATGAAGCTAGAGTTCTTGGAAATGAAGTATCTGAGATTCCACG gATTTTTACGCCCGAAAATTCTTCGCGGTTCTGGATAGCCGAAGCATATGAAGATTTATCAGCAAATAATCAGGAACAAGATCAgccatatatatttatgacagAGGAAACATTAAATGATTGTAATGGTGATGTTTCTAaacataataaagaaattgtaGGTATTATATCAGTCTGTAAAAGTAATTGGGATCCAAGAATTGGTTGGCTAAAATGTTTCTATGTAAAGAAAAACTATAGAAGAAAACGTATAGGAACTCAACTTATGAATCAAGCTATGGATTTTGCCGAAGATCAACAATTTGAATGTGTTAAAACGATTGTTTCTCAATTTCaaaaacatattataaatttttataattcgaGAAATTACGCTGTTACTGCTATATctgataaaacatttttagtATCAATTACGCTGTATGAATATGTATTTCGAACAAGGTATTCCagtttaaataattag
- the LOC124948472 gene encoding uncharacterized protein LOC124948472 isoform X1 has product MRKFILIRTYKEEDESVCKELLKASVMYSLSHTFLGFLFGINIIRLINILFILFMIILLFRGFPVVYCSMIIFLPAIVLYILLYVAFSYEARLVGNEVSEIPRIYTSDNSSCFWIAEAYHDYSLNDQDQDQPYIFMTEEELIQCNIDVSEYYIEIVGIMSFCKNIPDTTLGCIKNFYVKKYYRKNGIGSHLMNRTLYFAHEHGIGCVKATVSQYQKHLMNFFNTRNFTVSIIRDQSSLISVTFYEYVFRTRPTHLDI; this is encoded by the exons atgcgaaaatttattcttattagaacttataaagaagaagatgaatcGGTATGCAAAGAATTACTTAAAGCTAGTGTAATGTATTCGCTAAGTCATACCTTTCTTGGATTTTTATttggaataaatattatacgactaataaatatattatttatactgtTCATGATAATACTCTTGTTTAGAGGATTTCCTGTGGTTTATTGTAGTATGATTATATTTCTGCCAGCAattgtattatacattttgTTATATGTAGCGTTTTCGTATGAAGCCAGACTTGTGGGAAATGAAGTATCTGAAATTCCACG gATTTACACGTCCGATAATTCTTCATGTTTTTGGATAGCGGAAGCATATCATGATTACTCATTAAATGATCAGGATCAAGATCAGCCATATATATTCATGACAGAGGAAGAATTGATTCAATGTAATATTGATGTATcagaatattatatagaaattgtaGGTATTATGTCATTCTGTAAAAATATTCCGGATACAACACTTggttgtattaaaaatttctatgtaaAGAAATACTATAGAAAGAATGGTATAGGAAGTCATCTTATGAATCGAACTCTGTATTTCGCACATGAACACGGAATTGGATGTGTTAAAGCGACTGTTTCTCAATATCAAAAACatcttatgaatttttttaatacgagaAATTTCACTGTAAGTATTATACGTGATCaatcatcattaatatcagTTACGTTCTATGAATATGTATTTCGAACAAGGCCTACTCATTTAGATATTTAG
- the LOC124948472 gene encoding uncharacterized protein LOC124948472 isoform X2 has product MNRGFPVVYCSMIIFLPAIVLYILLYVAFSYEARLVGNEVSEIPRIYTSDNSSCFWIAEAYHDYSLNDQDQDQPYIFMTEEELIQCNIDVSEYYIEIVGIMSFCKNIPDTTLGCIKNFYVKKYYRKNGIGSHLMNRTLYFAHEHGIGCVKATVSQYQKHLMNFFNTRNFTVSIIRDQSSLISVTFYEYVFRTRPTHLDI; this is encoded by the exons atgaatcG AGGATTTCCTGTGGTTTATTGTAGTATGATTATATTTCTGCCAGCAattgtattatacattttgTTATATGTAGCGTTTTCGTATGAAGCCAGACTTGTGGGAAATGAAGTATCTGAAATTCCACG gATTTACACGTCCGATAATTCTTCATGTTTTTGGATAGCGGAAGCATATCATGATTACTCATTAAATGATCAGGATCAAGATCAGCCATATATATTCATGACAGAGGAAGAATTGATTCAATGTAATATTGATGTATcagaatattatatagaaattgtaGGTATTATGTCATTCTGTAAAAATATTCCGGATACAACACTTggttgtattaaaaatttctatgtaaAGAAATACTATAGAAAGAATGGTATAGGAAGTCATCTTATGAATCGAACTCTGTATTTCGCACATGAACACGGAATTGGATGTGTTAAAGCGACTGTTTCTCAATATCAAAAACatcttatgaatttttttaatacgagaAATTTCACTGTAAGTATTATACGTGATCaatcatcattaatatcagTTACGTTCTATGAATATGTATTTCGAACAAGGCCTACTCATTTAGATATTTAG
- the LOC124957894 gene encoding uncharacterized protein LOC124957894 translates to MRKFILIRNYREEDESVCKELLKSSVMYSLNHTYIGFLLGQNIMRIVIFAAIVLMVILIYLEIPVGYSVMVIFLPATVLYLSLYGMFLYEARIAGNEASEISRIYTPDNASCFWVAEVHEVHTLNRHERTQRYRFMTEEKLIESNIDVSAYNKKIVGIMSFCRSNWTPTFGWIKRLYVQRNYRRKGIGKKLVNRALYFAEEYRFERVKILVTQYQKVVMEFFNTRDFSVKVIRDHTFLFKLTMYEYVFRTTHYQSFA, encoded by the exons atgcggaaatttattcttattagaaattatagagaagaagatgaaTCGGTTTGCAAAGAATTACTTAAATCTAGTGTAATGTATTCGCtaaatcatacatatattggATTTTTATTAGGACAAAATATTATGCGTATAGTAATTTTTGCAGCTATAGTGTTAATGGTAATACTCATATATCTAGAAATACCTGTTGGTTATTCTGTTATGGTTATATTTTTGCCAGCAACTGTATTATACCTTTCATTATATGGAATGTTTTTGTATGAAGCCAGAATTGCTGGAAATGAAGCATCTGAGATTTCACG gATTTACACGCCAGATAATGCTTCCTGTTTTTGGGTAGCGGAAGTACATGAAGTTCATACATTAAATCGTCATGAACGAACTCAGCGATATAGATTCATGACAGAGGAGAAATTGATTGAATCTAATATTGATGTATCTgcatataataagaaaattgtgGGTATTATGTCATTCTGTAGAAGTAATTGGACACCAACATTTGGTtggataaaaagattatatgtTCAAAGAAATTATAGAAGGAAAGGTATTGGAAAAAAACTTGTGAATCGAGCTTTGTATTTTGCCGAAGAATACAGATTTGAACGTGTTAAAATACTTGTTACTCAATATCAAAAAGTTGTTatggaattttttaatacgagaGATTTCTCTGTAAAAGTTATACGCGATcacacatttttatttaaacttacGATGTATGAATATGTTTTTCGAACAACGCACTATCAGTCATTTGCTTAA
- the LOC124957900 gene encoding uncharacterized protein LOC124957900 isoform X2 gives MTCRVYRSYRQEDEPFCKKLFKAGIIDSLNATFTAFLTRKGAINAINVSIVMFTLALIVVGFPIVYCIMFIFIPPIIFYIFLYATFLYEARNVENESSAITWIYTSDNSSCFWIAEAYEDYSLNHQQNQRYIFMTEEKFNESNINVSRHVKKVVGTIAFYSCSRSPNSGWIKRLCVHKDYRRKGIGSHLVNRVLQFGEEQGFEYINVIISEYRIGAILLFIKKGFNMHDIHSKSPFMLIAFYEYVYRTTHYRPRY, from the exons ATGACTTGTAGGGTATATCG atCTTATAGACAAGAAGATGAACCATTTTgcaaaaagttatttaaagCTGGTATAATCGATTCGCTAAATGCAACATTTACTGCATTTTTAACCAGGAAAGGAGCCATTAATGCAATAAATGTATCAATTGTAATGTTTACATTGGCACTCATAGTCGTAGGATTTCCTATTGTTTAttgtattatgtttatatttataccgccaattattttttacatttttttatatgcaaCTTTTTTGTATGAAGCTAGAAATGTTGAAAATGAATCATCTGCGATTACATg GATTTACACATCAGATAATTCTTCCTGTTTTTGGATAGCGGAAGCATATGAAgattattcattaaatcatCAACAAAATCAGCGATATATTTTCATGACAgaggaaaaatttaatgaatctaatattaatgtatCGAGGCATGTCAAAAAAGTTGTAGGTACTATTGCTTTTTATAGTTGTAGTAGGTCACCAAATTCTGGTTGGATAAAAAGATTATGTGTTCATAAAGACTATAGAAGAAAAGGTATAGGAAGTCATCTTGTGAATCGAGTTTTGCAATTTGGTGAAGAACAAggatttgaatatattaatgtgaTTATTTCAGAATATAGAATAGGAGcaatactattatttataaaaaaaggttTCAATATGCATGATATACATAGTAAATCACCTTTTATGTTAATAGCGTtttatgaatatgtatatcgaaCGACGCATTATCGTCCACGTTATTAA
- the LOC124957900 gene encoding uncharacterized protein LOC124957900 isoform X1: MSNFILIRSYRQEDEPFCKKLFKAGIIDSLNATFTAFLTRKGAINAINVSIVMFTLALIVVGFPIVYCIMFIFIPPIIFYIFLYATFLYEARNVENESSAITWIYTSDNSSCFWIAEAYEDYSLNHQQNQRYIFMTEEKFNESNINVSRHVKKVVGTIAFYSCSRSPNSGWIKRLCVHKDYRRKGIGSHLVNRVLQFGEEQGFEYINVIISEYRIGAILLFIKKGFNMHDIHSKSPFMLIAFYEYVYRTTHYRPRY; the protein is encoded by the exons atgtctaattttattcttattagatCTTATAGACAAGAAGATGAACCATTTTgcaaaaagttatttaaagCTGGTATAATCGATTCGCTAAATGCAACATTTACTGCATTTTTAACCAGGAAAGGAGCCATTAATGCAATAAATGTATCAATTGTAATGTTTACATTGGCACTCATAGTCGTAGGATTTCCTATTGTTTAttgtattatgtttatatttataccgccaattattttttacatttttttatatgcaaCTTTTTTGTATGAAGCTAGAAATGTTGAAAATGAATCATCTGCGATTACATg GATTTACACATCAGATAATTCTTCCTGTTTTTGGATAGCGGAAGCATATGAAgattattcattaaatcatCAACAAAATCAGCGATATATTTTCATGACAgaggaaaaatttaatgaatctaatattaatgtatCGAGGCATGTCAAAAAAGTTGTAGGTACTATTGCTTTTTATAGTTGTAGTAGGTCACCAAATTCTGGTTGGATAAAAAGATTATGTGTTCATAAAGACTATAGAAGAAAAGGTATAGGAAGTCATCTTGTGAATCGAGTTTTGCAATTTGGTGAAGAACAAggatttgaatatattaatgtgaTTATTTCAGAATATAGAATAGGAGcaatactattatttataaaaaaaggttTCAATATGCATGATATACATAGTAAATCACCTTTTATGTTAATAGCGTtttatgaatatgtatatcgaaCGACGCATTATCGTCCACGTTATTAA
- the LOC124957900 gene encoding uncharacterized protein LOC124957900 isoform X3 → MSNFILIRSYRQEDEPFCKKLFKAGIIDSLNATFTAFLTRKGAINAINVSIVMFTLALIVVGFPIVYCIMFIFIPPIIFYIFLYATFLYEARNVENESSAITWIYTSDNSSCFWIAEAYEDYSLNHQQNQRYIFMTEEKFNESNINVSRHVKKVVGTIAFYSCSRSPNSGWIKRLCVHKDYRRKEYRIGAILLFIKKGFNMHDIHSKSPFMLIAFYEYVYRTTHYRPRY, encoded by the exons atgtctaattttattcttattagatCTTATAGACAAGAAGATGAACCATTTTgcaaaaagttatttaaagCTGGTATAATCGATTCGCTAAATGCAACATTTACTGCATTTTTAACCAGGAAAGGAGCCATTAATGCAATAAATGTATCAATTGTAATGTTTACATTGGCACTCATAGTCGTAGGATTTCCTATTGTTTAttgtattatgtttatatttataccgccaattattttttacatttttttatatgcaaCTTTTTTGTATGAAGCTAGAAATGTTGAAAATGAATCATCTGCGATTACATg GATTTACACATCAGATAATTCTTCCTGTTTTTGGATAGCGGAAGCATATGAAgattattcattaaatcatCAACAAAATCAGCGATATATTTTCATGACAgaggaaaaatttaatgaatctaatattaatgtatCGAGGCATGTCAAAAAAGTTGTAGGTACTATTGCTTTTTATAGTTGTAGTAGGTCACCAAATTCTGGTTGGATAAAAAGATTATGTGTTCATAAAGACTATAGAAGAAAAG AATATAGAATAGGAGcaatactattatttataaaaaaaggttTCAATATGCATGATATACATAGTAAATCACCTTTTATGTTAATAGCGTtttatgaatatgtatatcgaaCGACGCATTATCGTCCACGTTATTAA
- the LOC124949767 gene encoding uncharacterized protein LOC124949767 has translation MEKEVSQISRIYMSDNSSHFWVAESYEFYLLNRHQRHEQRVFMTEEEFNKSNIDVSRHLKKIVGTIALCKSNKIPNGAWITKLCVHKDYRRKRIGSHLVNRALQFGTEQGFITINVVISEYRLGALKLFNNTGFHRYLIRGRSYNASVIFHELSYRTKYFKPNELFVKTPYKVQSEPN, from the exons ATGGAAAAAGAAGTATCTCAGATTTCACG gATTTATATGTCGGATAATTCTTCTCATTTTTGGGTAGCGGAatcatatgaattttatttattgaatcgTCATCAGCGACATGAGCAACGTGTATTTATGACAGAAGAAGAATtcaataaatctaatattgaCGTATCTAGGcatctaaaaaaaatagtagGTACTATTGCATTGTGTAAAAGCAATAAAATACCTAATGGTGCTTGGATAACAAAATTATGTGTTCATAAAGACTATAGAAGGAAACGTATAGGAAGTCATCTTGTGAATCGTGCTCTGCAATTTGGCACTGAACAAggatttattactattaatgtGGTTATCTCAGAATATAGATTAGGtgctttaaaattatttaataacacaGGTTTCCATAGATATTTGATACGTGGTAGATCATATAATGCATCAGTAATATTTCATGAATTATCATATAGAACGAAGTATTTTAAGCCTAatgaattatttgttaaaactCCATATAAGGTACAATCTGAGCCAAACTGA
- the LOC124948674 gene encoding L-galactose dehydrogenase-like isoform X1 has product MLPPTYVEGFHDLKSVKLMEYKKLNNLLVSKLSFGSGPLGCHYGNYDENEAIETIRQAIKEGVNYIDTAPWYGQGKSEKVIGKALKGIPRQAYYIATKVGRYELDLKNMFDFSKEKTRNSFKNSLNNLGLDYVDVIQVHDIEFAPSLDIIITQTLPELSKQVAEGKARYIGITSYPLSVLKECIEQSNINITCVLTYSRFTLLDDTLMQFIPFFKKNNVGIINAGLLAMGLLTNNGPPDWHPASKEMKKICSDVAQYCKDNDVEISKLAVWYAMQCEDITTNLIGIQNIQQLRMNFNVLRNGITEKEKAILKIIQEKYLNQIKYKHWENKEIETYWHAMKK; this is encoded by the exons ATGTTGCCACCAACATATGTTGAAGGCTTCCATGATTTAAAATCGGTTAAATTAATGGAATATAAAAAGCTGAACAATTTATTAGTTAGTAAATTGTCTTTTGGTAGTGGACCACTTGGTTGTCATTATgg CAATTATGACGAAAATGAAGCAATTGAAACAATACGACAAGCTATAAAAGAAGgtgtaaattatattgatacaGCGCCATGGTATGGACAAGGGAAATCAGAAAAAGTAATCGGGAag GCATTAAAAGGAATTCCTCGTCAAGCTTATTACATTGCAACAAAAGTTGGAAGATACGagttagatttaaaaaatatgtttgatttttcaaaagaaaaaacaagaaatagtTTTAAAAACAGTTTGAATAATTTAGGATTAGATTATGTTGATGTTATTCag GTTCATGATATAGAATTTGCTCCATCGCTTGACATAATAATTACACAAACTTTACCAGAACTATCAAAGCAAGTTGCAGAAGGAAAAGCTAGATATATTGGTATTACTAGCTATCCACTTTCTGTTTTAAAAGAATGCATAGAGCAAagcaatattaatattacatgtgTGCTAACTTATTCCAGATTTACTTTACTAGATGATACTTTAATGCAGTTCATACCATTTTTTAAG aaaaataacgtTGGTATAATTAATGCGGGCTTACTTGCTATGGgtcttttaacaaataatgGTCCTCCAGATTGGCATCCTGCtagtaaagaaatgaaaaagatttgtaGTGATGTTGCACAATATTGCAAG GATAATGATGTAGAAATAAGCAAATTAGCTGTATGGTATGCTATGCAGTGCGAAGATATAACTACAAACTTAATTGGTATTCAAAATATTCAACAATTAAGAATGAATTTCAACGTATTAAGAAATGGCAttacagaaaaggaaaaagcaatattaaaaataattcaagagAA atATCTAAATCAGATCAAATATAAACATTgggaaaacaaagaaattgaAACATACTGGCATGCtatgaagaagtaa
- the LOC124948674 gene encoding L-galactose dehydrogenase-like isoform X2 → MMILINATFIGSNYDENEAIETIRQAIKEGVNYIDTAPWYGQGKSEKVIGKALKGIPRQAYYIATKVGRYELDLKNMFDFSKEKTRNSFKNSLNNLGLDYVDVIQVHDIEFAPSLDIIITQTLPELSKQVAEGKARYIGITSYPLSVLKECIEQSNINITCVLTYSRFTLLDDTLMQFIPFFKKNNVGIINAGLLAMGLLTNNGPPDWHPASKEMKKICSDVAQYCKDNDVEISKLAVWYAMQCEDITTNLIGIQNIQQLRMNFNVLRNGITEKEKAILKIIQEKYLNQIKYKHWENKEIETYWHAMKK, encoded by the exons ATGATGAT ttTAATTAATGCTACATTTATTGGTAGCAATTATGACGAAAATGAAGCAATTGAAACAATACGACAAGCTATAAAAGAAGgtgtaaattatattgatacaGCGCCATGGTATGGACAAGGGAAATCAGAAAAAGTAATCGGGAag GCATTAAAAGGAATTCCTCGTCAAGCTTATTACATTGCAACAAAAGTTGGAAGATACGagttagatttaaaaaatatgtttgatttttcaaaagaaaaaacaagaaatagtTTTAAAAACAGTTTGAATAATTTAGGATTAGATTATGTTGATGTTATTCag GTTCATGATATAGAATTTGCTCCATCGCTTGACATAATAATTACACAAACTTTACCAGAACTATCAAAGCAAGTTGCAGAAGGAAAAGCTAGATATATTGGTATTACTAGCTATCCACTTTCTGTTTTAAAAGAATGCATAGAGCAAagcaatattaatattacatgtgTGCTAACTTATTCCAGATTTACTTTACTAGATGATACTTTAATGCAGTTCATACCATTTTTTAAG aaaaataacgtTGGTATAATTAATGCGGGCTTACTTGCTATGGgtcttttaacaaataatgGTCCTCCAGATTGGCATCCTGCtagtaaagaaatgaaaaagatttgtaGTGATGTTGCACAATATTGCAAG GATAATGATGTAGAAATAAGCAAATTAGCTGTATGGTATGCTATGCAGTGCGAAGATATAACTACAAACTTAATTGGTATTCAAAATATTCAACAATTAAGAATGAATTTCAACGTATTAAGAAATGGCAttacagaaaaggaaaaagcaatattaaaaataattcaagagAA atATCTAAATCAGATCAAATATAAACATTgggaaaacaaagaaattgaAACATACTGGCATGCtatgaagaagtaa
- the LOC124948674 gene encoding L-galactose dehydrogenase-like isoform X3 — translation MAIETIRQAIKEGVNYIDTAPWYGQGKSEKVIGKALKGIPRQAYYIATKVGRYELDLKNMFDFSKEKTRNSFKNSLNNLGLDYVDVIQVHDIEFAPSLDIIITQTLPELSKQVAEGKARYIGITSYPLSVLKECIEQSNINITCVLTYSRFTLLDDTLMQFIPFFKKNNVGIINAGLLAMGLLTNNGPPDWHPASKEMKKICSDVAQYCKDNDVEISKLAVWYAMQCEDITTNLIGIQNIQQLRMNFNVLRNGITEKEKAILKIIQEKYLNQIKYKHWENKEIETYWHAMKK, via the exons ATgg CAATTGAAACAATACGACAAGCTATAAAAGAAGgtgtaaattatattgatacaGCGCCATGGTATGGACAAGGGAAATCAGAAAAAGTAATCGGGAag GCATTAAAAGGAATTCCTCGTCAAGCTTATTACATTGCAACAAAAGTTGGAAGATACGagttagatttaaaaaatatgtttgatttttcaaaagaaaaaacaagaaatagtTTTAAAAACAGTTTGAATAATTTAGGATTAGATTATGTTGATGTTATTCag GTTCATGATATAGAATTTGCTCCATCGCTTGACATAATAATTACACAAACTTTACCAGAACTATCAAAGCAAGTTGCAGAAGGAAAAGCTAGATATATTGGTATTACTAGCTATCCACTTTCTGTTTTAAAAGAATGCATAGAGCAAagcaatattaatattacatgtgTGCTAACTTATTCCAGATTTACTTTACTAGATGATACTTTAATGCAGTTCATACCATTTTTTAAG aaaaataacgtTGGTATAATTAATGCGGGCTTACTTGCTATGGgtcttttaacaaataatgGTCCTCCAGATTGGCATCCTGCtagtaaagaaatgaaaaagatttgtaGTGATGTTGCACAATATTGCAAG GATAATGATGTAGAAATAAGCAAATTAGCTGTATGGTATGCTATGCAGTGCGAAGATATAACTACAAACTTAATTGGTATTCAAAATATTCAACAATTAAGAATGAATTTCAACGTATTAAGAAATGGCAttacagaaaaggaaaaagcaatattaaaaataattcaagagAA atATCTAAATCAGATCAAATATAAACATTgggaaaacaaagaaattgaAACATACTGGCATGCtatgaagaagtaa